The Selenomonas sp. AB3002 sequence GGGACATCTGGCCAATGCGCTGAAACGCACAAATTAAATAAAAAGAAAGGAGCATGACTATGAAACTACGCGACCTCGCACGCAAGCCTCTGGCCCCCGGCGAGGCCCTCCCGGACCAGATTCCCGATACGTCTGCGCTCCCACCTCTCAGAAGATTCCTGCTGAAGCTAAGCTCCATTTTCCTGCCTCTGGTCCCTGCCCTCATTGCCTGCGGACTTATCACCAGTGCTCTGAACATCGCCCGCTACAACTATCCCGTACTGGAAGCCAACAACCTTTTCCAGCTCTTTGTAATCGTAGGCAACACAGCCTTCTGGGGCATCAATATCTTTGTGGGCTTCAACTCTGCCAAAGAATTTGGCGGCACCCCTGTTATAGGCGGCATCCTGGGAGCACTTATCAGCCACCCGAACCTGGCTGCCATCACCCTGAACGGCTATCCCCTGACTCCGGGCAGGGGCGGGGTTGTGGCGGTGCTGCTGGTAGCAGCCCTTGGGGCCCTGTTTGAGAAAAAGCTGAAAAAAATCATACCGGGTGCGCTCAATCTGCTGCTTACCCCCCTGCTTACCTACATCACAGCAGCAGCCTTTGCCATCTTTTTCCTGCAGCCCTTTGCGGGACTCATTGCCTTTACCATTGCAGATATAGCAGTAGGAGTCATCCATCAGGGCAGCATCATCTCGGGCTTCCTGCTCTCAGGCACCTTCCTGCCCATGGTCATGCTGGGCATCCATCATACTCTGACTCCCATCCACTCGGAACTTATCTCCCGCTATGGGGTCACCCTGCTGCTGCCCATTCTGGCTATGGCAGGTGCAGGACAGGTAGGAGCCAGTCTGGCGGTCTTTGTGAAAACAAGAAACAGGCATCTGAAGAAAACCATTCTTTCAGCCCTGCCCGTGGGCCTGCTGGGCATAGGTGAGCCCCTGATCTACGGCGTTACCTTGCCTCTGGGGCGGCCTTTCCTGGCGGCCTGCCTGGGTGGTGCCTTTGGAGGTGCCTGGCAGTCATACTACATGGTAGGCGCTGCCGCCAGCGGCATTTCCGGCCTGCCGCTGGCCCTGGCCGCAAATAAGATCAATATCTATATCGCAGGACTTCTCATCTCTTACGTGGCAGGTTTCATCGCCGCCTGGCTTATAGGCTTTGACGACCTGCCGGAGACATCCGAGGACACATAGGAAGACCCAGGAAAGGGGCTCAGACATGGAAAACGGAATTTCAATCTATCCCGGACTGGACAACACCTTGGAAGAAAATCTGGATTTGATTCAAAGAGCTCAGACTCTGGGACTGAAACGGCTCTTTACCTCCCTGCATATACCAGAAACGGACATGGAAACCCTGAAGAGGGATTTGGGCACTATCCTCCATGCCGCCCATGATGCAGGCATGGAAATAATCTCGGATATCAGCCCCGAGACCATGAAGCTTCTGGGCATCAAGGAATTCAAGATCTCTGCCTTCCGCATGCTTGGCATAACCACCCTGCGGCTGGACTATGGCTTCGGTCTGGAGCAGATTGCTCACATGTCCCGGCATCCCCATGGGGTGCGGCTCCAGCTTAACGCCTCCACCATCACGGGACATATCCTCTCCGCGCTGGTGGAACTGAAGACGGATTTTTCCGTCATAGATGCCTTGCACAATTTCTACCCCAGGGTGGGCACAGGGCTGTCAGAAGAAGCACTGGTGCGAAAAAATGTCATGCTCCACAAGCTGGGCATCAAAGTAGGGGCCTTCGTCCCCAGTCAGAAGGGCAGGAAGCGAAGCCCCCTGAAAGACGGTCTCCCCACCCTGGAGGACCACCGGCCTGAGCCCAGCGACCTCTCCGCCCGCCATCTGGTAGCCCTTGGTACGGACTATGTGCTGCTGTCCGATTCCCTGCCCACAGACGAAGAAATGGGCGCTCTGGGCAGCCTTTCCGGTGACAGGGTTACCCTCTCTGCCAAACTTCTGAGCCAGGATGAAGACCTTCGCCGCTTCCTGAACCAGACCTTCACCGCCAGGCTGGATGAAGCCAGAGACGCCATCCGCGCCCAGGAAAGCCGCACCCGCATGAAGGAAATGGGCATCACCATAGCCCCTGAGAACGCAGCCTCCCGCCCAGTGGGAGCCGTGACTTTAGACAACGTGGACTACGGCAGGTATATGGGGGAACTGCAGATTATCAAAACACCTCAGGATGCCGACCCCCGCGCCAATGTGGTGGCCATAATAGATGAAGAAGAACTGGGCCTCCTGCAGTACATAACTCCCGGCAGAAAATTTTCTTTTAGATTTCATGACTGAAAGTGATATACTATAAAGAAAAACCTGGAGGAAAGAATGCCCGATATAGAAAAAAATGACAGCTGCGATTGCTGCGAAATCCATTGCACCCACCCGGAAAAAATTAAAGCAGCCTGCCTGCACAAAGTGGACAGCGAGACCGCACTGGCGCTGGCCGAAGTCTTCAAAGTCCTGGGTGACCAGACCCGCATCAAAATACTGTCGCTGCTGGCCGCCGAGGAAGAACTCTGCGTCTGCGATATAGCCGAGACTCTGGAAATGGGCCAGTCTGCCATCTCACATCAGCTCCGCGTCCTGCGCACAGCCCGACTGGTGAAGTTCCGCAAGGAAGGTAAGGAAGCCCTCTACTCCCTGGATGATCATCATGTGCTGACCCTGATGGGCCAGGGATTGGAGCATGTACAGGAGAAATAAGATAAAATAAGAAATCTACCAGCACCATAAGAAGGAAAGGACGATACCTATGCACTTTCGTACCCTTCGTATCCTCTATGCCCTGCACAAAATCCATCAGCGACGCAAAAAACACAGGCGGCATCCCCACCTGAAAGCTCTCCTGATGCCTCTGGCCGCGGGGATAATCCTCACCGCCAGCCAGCTGACGGCAGCGGCCTCTCCCACCCTCCAGCAAGGCAGCCACGGACACGAAGTCATGGTGCTTCAGCAAAAATTAAACAGCATAGGCTACAAGATCAAGAGCCTGGACGGCGTCTACGGAGCAGAGACCGAGCGGGCCGTGGCCGAGTTCCAGCGGGACCAGAAGATCCGCATCACCGGCATCGTCAACAATGCCACCTGGCGGGCTCTGAAAAAGGCCAAGCCCCGCACCTGGGGGGTAGACATGGAGAAGCCCAAGGACAAAGGCGAAGCCATCAGCTCCAAAGGCCCCCTGGCTCCCAACGGTCAGACCATCCTGCCCCAGAACAAGGTCAAACCTCTCATAGCCACAGCCAAATCCTATATCGGAGTGCCATACCAGTTCGGCGGCACCACTCCCAAAGCCTTTGACTGCTCCGGCTATCTCCAGTACATCTTCGGCAAGCAGGGCATTAACATCCCCCGCACTGCCGACGAGCAGTACAAGCTGGGGTTGCGCACCAAAACCTCCAAGGAACTCGTCCCCGGAGATCTGGTCTTCTTTGAAACCTACGAGAAAGGCGCCTCCCACTGCGGCCTGTACCTGGGCAGCGGCGAGTTCATCCATACCAGTTCCAGCAAAGGCGTGCGCATAGACAAACTCTCAGATGATTACTGGTCTCCAAGATTCCTGGGAGGGAAGCATATAGTTAAATAAGGACATGAAAAAAGCTGCCAGCCGGCAGCTTTTTTCATGTCTTCGTATCTTACCAAATCTTGCCTGCCATAAACCACAGGCGTCCCTTGGCCTTTTCATCCTCAGTCAGCATCTTGCTTCCACCGATGCGGCGGGCATAGTCCAGACGGGCAAACCAGTCCCCGGGAGCAGTGTAGCTAAGACCTACGCCCCAGCCCTGCAGGTGGATGGAACTGCCCACAGCCCCGTCGCGGGTCATATATAACTCCCCGCCATGGTTGTACTTCACAAAGCCCGTATCATAATAAGTGCTGAAAACAAGCCCCTTCACCGGGGTATAGAAACGCAGTTCAGCCGTGGCGAGGATACCTTCGTCACCGGAGCCCGTACCCTGTGGATAAGCCCGGATGGCATTGGCACCTCCCAGGTAAATCTCCTCGGAGCCGTCCAGATTCTTGCTGGCCACCTGCCCGGAAGCCTTCACCATTAGATCTGCCATATTGCCCAGCCGCTTCACAGCAGTAGCATTAGCCTCCAGCTTGCTGTAGTTGCCCTTGGTGCCGGCCAGTTCAATCTGTTGCTCCCCATAGTCGGAGTCAGCCCCCAGCCAGCCCGTGCGGGCAGTGAGACCGTAGCCGAAGTACAGGCCTTCCACCCGGAGGAACCCGTCCACACCCACATGCACGTTGGTGGAGTGCTTCTTGGTATTGAAGCCAAAGGCCTTGATCTCATCTTTCAGCTTGCGGAAATCAAGACCGTAGTTCACATTGAGCTGCTTGTCGTGCAGATGGTATATGGGACGATGCCCGAAGAGGCTGATGGTATCTGCCGTACCTTCGGCCCCGATGCTGCCCAGAGCCCCGCCCACCTGATAGTCCATGCGGCTGTAGCCCAGGCCCAGGGTGGTGCCGCCGTGGCCTATCAAAGCTTCATAGTTGGCATAGTAGTTGTGCAGGTGGTCATTGGAAATAAGGGTACCCACATTGATGCGCGCCCCGGTGCCTCCCACATCATATATGCTGTGCTGCAGACCATAGCGATAGCGGCCTGTATTCTTGCTGCCGTAGTTCTCCACATAGAGAATGGTATTGGTGCTCTTGCCCTTCTCAATCCGCACTGTCAGGTCACTGGTGCCGAACTCCGCTCCCGGGGACAGCACGCCCACGGCCTTGTTGCCGCTGGCATCAGACAGGGAGAACAAGGTGGTTTCCAAATCCTCCGTGCGGATAATCTTGCCTTTTTCTTTAGTCAGGCCATTGAGGAAGCCCTGAATGACCCTTTCCTTCAGCTTGCTCTGGTTGTCGATCTTCACTTCCCCATAGCGGCCGGGGATGACTTTCAGCACCACCACGCCGTCGGTGCTGGTCTGGGGCGGCAGGTAAGCCGCCGCCGCAGGATAGCCATGCTGACGGCAGTAGCCCGTGATCTTCCTGATGGTCTCATTGAGCCCCGTGAGGGTCTGGTCATCCTTCATGCCCTCCTGGAGAATCTTCACCAGCGGTTCCTTCGCGATATGCAGTTCAGGTGCCTCCAGGCGGAAGTTCTCCACCTTGAAATGCACTTCCTCCTGCATCCCTTCCCCGGTAGGGGCATTATCATGCACCTCGGCCTCCGGCAGCGGCGCATGAGCCTCGATGTCCTGACCGGGCTGTGAAAGTGAGGGAGCCGCCAGGGCCGTGCCCTGCAAGGACCCCGCCATCAGGCAGGCCCCCACCGCCTGCATCATTCTTTTCTCTAAAAGCTTTTTCATCCCCAAAACCCCTTATACGGCCATTATTCCAGCAGTGTCAATTTTCCTCAATTTCCTCCTCATTTTATCACAATTCACCCCCAAAAGTCCACAAAAGGCCCTGCCAAACTCCCGGCAGGGCCTTTCTGTTATGCTACATCGCTATAGGTAATAGCTGCCTTTCCTTCACGGCTTTCGTCTTCTTCACTGTTTTCCTTGTCCTTGTCCTCCTTTTCCTCCTTGTCCTTCTTATTCTCGTTATCCTCAAGAGGCACCAGGCTGTCATCACCGGTGATAGTCAGGTCACTGTCGCTGTCCTGTGTTTCCAGACTGATTCTGCCATTCCTTCCGTTGGAAGAAGAACTGCTGCCGGAGCCATCGCCTGTACCTTCATCAGCTTCGGAAAGTTCTGCCGTCAGGAGTTCTTTCCTCCGCCCGGAATTTAGCAAAGTGCCATCTTCTGTTTCAATTCCGATAGTTCCCTCCTTGCTCCCGGCCTCTGCCACAAGCGCTCCATCTTCTGTCTCGATGCTTATAGAGCCTTCGCCATCAGCAGCACCCACGCTGAGGTAACCTTCTTCTGTGCTCTCCACATAAAGTTCCTTGCCCTTGTCCGTGTTGCTGAGGCTCATGCTGCCGTCACTTGCCACATCCTCACCCAGGAGATTTACCACCTCAGCCATTTCAATAGCCACAGTACCGGAAGAACCGGTTGTCCCATTGACGGAGGAAACAGCCGTGGTATCTTCGCCATACTGAATGGTAGCTGAAGCCCCATTGCCGGTGGCTGTGCTCTGATCCTTGGAAACATTCTTGTATACATTGCTGTCCGGGACAATAGGCTTTTCTACATAGCCGATATCCGCTAATACAGGCTCTGCCTCAGGCGCAGGAACCGGCGTCGGGGTCGGCGTCGGCGTCGGGGTTGGCGTCGGGGTCGGCGTCGGGGTCGGCGTCGGGGTTGGCGTCGGGGTTGGCGTCGGTTCCGGAGTTGGGGTCGGCGTATAGCCACCGCCACCACCAGAATAAGGATTCACCACGAAATTGCCCGGCTCCTGTTTCTTCAAAGTATAATTCTTGTCTAAGTTAGCCTCCTTATACAGATCCAAATAATGGTTATAGACCTGATTGCCGTTCTCATCTACCTTAAGGGTACCATCTTCATTATAGGCCAGTTCCGTTCTGGGGATGCGATACCATCCGTAGACATCATGCTCACCTACGCTGTACTTGGTAACACTGGCCTCAGGCCCCCAATAAATGTGTTCGGCATCATTGTAATACTCTGCCAGCGGCACCTGTTTGGTGGTAGTGCCGGTAGAAGTTGTACCATCTTCATTCTTGATGGTTTCCGTAACGTTCACAGGCATGGTCTCGCCGTCCACAAAACCTGTCAATGTTCCGGTAAATGTCGGCATATCCTGGCCGGCCGTAATGGTAGCGCTGCTGCCATGAGCAGTGATAACGGCCCTGTTGATGATGCCTGTACCGTCAAATTCATCCTTGTCCAGCTCATAGTTGCCATTACCCAGGGCAAGGCTATTGTATACCACTTGATGCTGGAAGGGAGCCGATGTCCTGTTGAAAGCGGCATCCTTGGGGGCAGCTTCTGCTATATCCTTATCAGATATGCTTTCATCCCTCTTAGCTGCCTCCAATGCTTTCTTCGTAGGAGCACCATAGGTAGCCTTGCCCACAGTCAGCCCCAGGAAATCCTGAATGTTGCCATCGCCAGCCATCTTCCTGTTAATCATATCCTGATTGACAAACGCCGCTCCAGCCTCATCAATAGTAAACTCATTGACTGTGAGATTATTATTATTGGCCACCCTGGTTCCATCGTAAGTCTTGGAAGAATCTATGGATTTCACAGAAATGGTATACGGCGTGATCTCACCGGCATTATCCTGAAGCACGCCAGTGCGGGTCTCGCCGTTCCCGGAAGTGTAGCCGTTAGTGCCATCGGCGGTGAAATTGCCTGCCAGATCGTAGTTGGAATTGTTCCAGCTGAGCTTGTAGAAGGTAGCCTTGTCCTTCTGCACCTTGCCGTTCTTCCTGCTGACATTCTCATCATCATAGGTGGGAGTATCCGTCAGCGTCACATCAAAGCTTTCCGTTTCGCCGCTGCCCGGGTCTAGGCTCAAGGTCATATTGTTGGCATTGCCAAAGGACCTGCTGACCTTCGCACCATCGGCTGCAGCCGTCAGGTTGGAAGCTGACGCATAAGACACCTTATTGCCATCTTCATCCTCATATTCGCCCTTGACCAGCTTGTCCTGATCATACTGCTTGGTAGGACTCTTCCTGATGGCGACGGTGATGTTCTTGGGATCTATCCTGCCTCCTTCCTTCTCAGTGATCTCTATGCCCTCATCAGTGACAGCATAGTTGATGCTGCCGTCAGAGCTGCTGCCGTCTTTGATGGCCAGGGCATAGTTGCCTGCATCATTGCCATCGGCAGTCTTGCTGTCCTCCAGCTCAAACTTCTTGAAGGTCACATCCTTATTGATGACATTGCCGCTCTTATCGCGGGCCACATCCTTGGTATCGTACTCGCCTCTGATGGCAGAGTAATTCAGGCCCACCCCGGCATCAATGATGCCGCTCTCATCCTCGTCATTCCTGCCCTCCAGCACGAACCTGCCAGACAGATCCGCATCCTTGGACAAGACCTTCCTGCCATCATATTCCTTGCTGAGCAGCTCGCCTCCTTTGTCCTCCACATAGACCTTGCGCTGGCGGATATCGCCATAGCCCTGATAGTCGGACGTCTGGCCACCGTTGCCGTCAGCAAAGATATAATTCTTGTTCGCCATGTCCTTGGCATCTGCCCAGGCCATGGCGTAGTTGATTACCTTGCCGCCCTCGGCCGTGGCCTCAGGACTGATACTGGCATTCTTGTCCTCATAGGCTGCTTTCACATTGACCGTAGAAACAAGCTCGCCATTTGCCCTGTCCAGATTGATGACATCCAGATCTTCCTCATCGATGGCAAAATACGGAGTCCCGTCCTCTGCCACCAACTTGGCGCTGTCATTGCCATCATAAATCTTCTCTTGCAGGGCGCTTCTGGCCTTGCCGGAAATGACCCTCTGGGTAATCGTGCCTGCCTTGTCGTCACGGGTAAAGTACCTGTGATAGGACTCGGAAGTATAGCCATCAGCCAGCTTGAAATTCTTCAGGGATTCATCTGACAGGCCATCAATCTTGTAGTACACAGGCAGATTCTCACCCACATCCTTTATGGGACCCGTGGGGGTATCATCATAGGCATAGGCATATCCATAACCAGCATCTACCAGATTGTAGCCAATGGGAACCTTTACTTCCTCGTCCCCTGCTTTATACACGCCTAAAATCTTGAAGCCATCGCTTGCATCCTTGCCCACCAGTTTATTGGTGCCATCATATTCCTTGACCACCTCGCCAGACCACTGTGTCTCAGTGCCGGTAATAAGGCGCCTGGTGATTTTGCCCTTTTCCTGGTCAGCCGTGAAGGTCAGGGTATCCGTGTCAGCATCGTAGCTACCATTGGTTTCGGCAATCCTGTAGTTGGTGCCCAAGGTGCCCTCTTCTATGCCGATCAGCGAGCCATGCACATTACTATACTGCACCGCTTTGAATGTTACATCACTGTCATCATAGTTTACCGTGCCACCCTTATAAGCCACATTCTCATCTTCGGTGAACACGCCGTCATTGTAATTGCCATAGCTGCCTTTAATGAGCGTATCGCCATTGATGGCAACCTGAAGATTCTCTCCCTCAATTGTGCCGCTAACCTCAAAAGTCGGGTACTTATCATCATCAGCGCTGGTATCAGTTTTCACCAGATTGACATCTGACTTGGCATCATAGGCTTTCTCTGCATAACCAACCTTAAGGTTGATTTCCTTCTGATTGATAGTGCCATCGCCCACCAGCGTATCATTGGGCTTAGCACTGATATTTCCATCAGCGTCTTTGGTATACAGGTTGTAATTGCCATTGACACCGCTAATAACATAGTTAATAGCATTCTTGCCAGCCTGAGCCTTGCCCTTGTCATCAACTTCTACATTCTTATTCTGATAAGTCGGCGTAACAGTAATGTTATCTTCCCCATCCAACAGGCCCTTGAGGTTCACAAAGGAGTTGGCCGCAGCCTGATCTATGGCATCACCTTCATTATTATTCTTTGCCGCGCCAATCACTGTGATAGTGCCATCATAGACCTTAGTGGGATTGAGGTTGTCAACCAGAGAAGCATAGACGTTCTTGGGAGTAATGGAATTCTTGTTGGTTTCCTTAGTAAAAGTAAAGCTGTAGTCATCATTCCAATTGCCAAGGCCTTCAGCCACATCGTAATTGCTGATAACGTCGCTGTTTACTCTCAAAGTATAGGTAATTGCCTTGTCCCCAATGCTAACGCCGGCATTATCGAACTTAGTATTTGCCTCTTCAACGGAGTAATCATCTGCTTCAATGGCATAAGTTCCCAAGGTAACGCCATTGATATTAGTTATCGCAGCTTTCTGCTCAACCTGATTAGGATCTTCATAATCACTTGCCGTGTGGTTATAAATCAGAGAAGCAGTTCCATCATAAACCTTGCTGAACGGGTCTATATCGGCATCGACAGCAGCAATGCCCCGCTTGGTGATAAGACCCTTCTGCGTATCAGCTGCAAAGACCCAATCCCCATCTGTAAGCACAGCCTCGCCGTCAACCAGCTTGTAGTTCTTCAAATCAGTATCTTTGTTGCCTTCAGACAACGTTACGCCGCTGTACTTGACAGCCTTGTAAGCTGCATTTCTGTCAGCATCAAGAGCAACATTGGCATCCTCATTGAAAGTCCCATCGACAATATTGCCGTAAACACCGCTGCTGACACTGGTATTGATGCTCTCTCCCTTTACCCCGGTTTCTACCCTAAGATTAGGCAGACTATCACCGGTTTCGAGATTCTCATTCGTCAGCTTCACATTGGCATTCTGGTCATAAGTCTTCTGGGCCAAATCAGACTCCAGCTTGATCTCACGCGGAGTGATGGTGCCGGTCCCCGTCAGGGTTGCCGTGTTCTTATCATTGTGATTGTCATCAACATCATGAAGCTTATAATTGTCATCGATACCATCTACCGTATAAGTTACCTTATGCGCTTTAGTCTGAACTTCGCCATTATCATCGACTACTACATTCTTGTCGTTATATACGGCAT is a genomic window containing:
- a CDS encoding metalloregulator ArsR/SmtB family transcription factor; this encodes MPDIEKNDSCDCCEIHCTHPEKIKAACLHKVDSETALALAEVFKVLGDQTRIKILSLLAAEEELCVCDIAETLEMGQSAISHQLRVLRTARLVKFRKEGKEALYSLDDHHVLTLMGQGLEHVQEK
- a CDS encoding PTS transporter subunit EIIC, yielding MKLRDLARKPLAPGEALPDQIPDTSALPPLRRFLLKLSSIFLPLVPALIACGLITSALNIARYNYPVLEANNLFQLFVIVGNTAFWGINIFVGFNSAKEFGGTPVIGGILGALISHPNLAAITLNGYPLTPGRGGVVAVLLVAALGALFEKKLKKIIPGALNLLLTPLLTYITAAAFAIFFLQPFAGLIAFTIADIAVGVIHQGSIISGFLLSGTFLPMVMLGIHHTLTPIHSELISRYGVTLLLPILAMAGAGQVGASLAVFVKTRNRHLKKTILSALPVGLLGIGEPLIYGVTLPLGRPFLAACLGGAFGGAWQSYYMVGAAASGISGLPLALAANKINIYIAGLLISYVAGFIAAWLIGFDDLPETSEDT
- a CDS encoding ShlB/FhaC/HecB family hemolysin secretion/activation protein gives rise to the protein MKKLLEKRMMQAVGACLMAGSLQGTALAAPSLSQPGQDIEAHAPLPEAEVHDNAPTGEGMQEEVHFKVENFRLEAPELHIAKEPLVKILQEGMKDDQTLTGLNETIRKITGYCRQHGYPAAAAYLPPQTSTDGVVVLKVIPGRYGEVKIDNQSKLKERVIQGFLNGLTKEKGKIIRTEDLETTLFSLSDASGNKAVGVLSPGAEFGTSDLTVRIEKGKSTNTILYVENYGSKNTGRYRYGLQHSIYDVGGTGARINVGTLISNDHLHNYYANYEALIGHGGTTLGLGYSRMDYQVGGALGSIGAEGTADTISLFGHRPIYHLHDKQLNVNYGLDFRKLKDEIKAFGFNTKKHSTNVHVGVDGFLRVEGLYFGYGLTARTGWLGADSDYGEQQIELAGTKGNYSKLEANATAVKRLGNMADLMVKASGQVASKNLDGSEEIYLGGANAIRAYPQGTGSGDEGILATAELRFYTPVKGLVFSTYYDTGFVKYNHGGELYMTRDGAVGSSIHLQGWGVGLSYTAPGDWFARLDYARRIGGSKMLTEDEKAKGRLWFMAGKIW
- a CDS encoding MupG family TIM beta-alpha barrel fold protein, which codes for MENGISIYPGLDNTLEENLDLIQRAQTLGLKRLFTSLHIPETDMETLKRDLGTILHAAHDAGMEIISDISPETMKLLGIKEFKISAFRMLGITTLRLDYGFGLEQIAHMSRHPHGVRLQLNASTITGHILSALVELKTDFSVIDALHNFYPRVGTGLSEEALVRKNVMLHKLGIKVGAFVPSQKGRKRSPLKDGLPTLEDHRPEPSDLSARHLVALGTDYVLLSDSLPTDEEMGALGSLSGDRVTLSAKLLSQDEDLRRFLNQTFTARLDEARDAIRAQESRTRMKEMGITIAPENAASRPVGAVTLDNVDYGRYMGELQIIKTPQDADPRANVVAIIDEEELGLLQYITPGRKFSFRFHD
- a CDS encoding NlpC/P60 family protein, with amino-acid sequence MPLAAGIILTASQLTAAASPTLQQGSHGHEVMVLQQKLNSIGYKIKSLDGVYGAETERAVAEFQRDQKIRITGIVNNATWRALKKAKPRTWGVDMEKPKDKGEAISSKGPLAPNGQTILPQNKVKPLIATAKSYIGVPYQFGGTTPKAFDCSGYLQYIFGKQGINIPRTADEQYKLGLRTKTSKELVPGDLVFFETYEKGASHCGLYLGSGEFIHTSSSKGVRIDKLSDDYWSPRFLGGKHIVK